From Leishmania braziliensis MHOM/BR/75/M2904 complete genome, chromosome 35:
ATCAAAGCGTtgtttcctcctcttctgcttGCGTGTAGCCTTGTGAGTCTGGGCGCGCTTTCTTACCGCTTACTGCAAATGTAGGCGTTCGTTTTTCATTCGCCTATTCTCTCCGGAGCCTTCCCTTGCACACTGGTGTGCGCAGGCCTGTGGGAGCGTctagggggagggggaccgcggcggcgctcgctgACGATAGACAGATGGAGCATTCAGTGAAGGAGGTTCGCGAGGATGGAGTGCGGCGTGTGAGATGATGACACGGTGAAACGAGACCGATGCTGATGGTAAGCCGGGAgtcggcggcgcaggaggagggaggggcagcaCACTGGCGTACACCTGAGCGGAGTAGCACTGGTATCGTCACTCTTCTCGGCGgcacgtctctcttttttttgtagCTCTGCTGACCCCTTTATCTCTTTCTCACCATTTCCCCCCACGCGCTCTCACTcctgcctttctctctcacgcctatcctctctctctctctgtctcatCGCTTGCACATGTTGTATTGCCAACGCTGTCTTTTCCTGTTTCATATCGTTTactcctcttttttctctctccgcagCTCCTGCTGGGGTGGGGCTGAggttgtgtatgtgtgtgcatctCGGATGAAAGACCGAGCAGGGAAGCAAGGGGTAAGGAAGCAGAACTGAGTGAAGATGAGTGGAAGGGGCGGAGGTGACGAGGGTGAGGGCGAGCACCACAGGGCGATTACGCGCAGAGGTGCTCGCTTACTTTGTGTCCTAGCATCACTTCCTGTCCCCAGATCCTCTCTATATGGAGATTGACACGCTTGCACTTGCACACACTACCCTGTCGAGTGTGACTGCTATCTGAACCCGCTTCCCccgcctttctttttccaAGTTGTAcgctccccccgccccgccctcctcctcgtgctgcacttccctttctctcaccGGGTCGGCATTTTCGTAgtcttttttgttgttctctttttgtgcTTCGTccggcaccccccccccctcccccctgtcGCCACATTTTCCTTAAAACAAAAAACGCGCACATCCACCCTTTACGTAGAGTCACCGAAAACCCAATACATTcgtttttctccctcttttctgttctctgACGCGCGCATCACGACGCCTCAGCTCGTCttgcgcctccctctcccgtGTTTTTGCGACCACCCTTCCTATACCCCTCCCGTTCCTTTTCGCCATGCGATCTGATATGCCAACCCCTTCGCCCAtattttcccttttcccttcccccctcatGTGGCCCTGTCAACGGGAGACACCTCAGCGCGCAGCACCCCAgagcgcagcacctccccTCGCTCTGCGCGATGAAGCCGAACAGAGCCCCCCTACCCCAGCCAACGCCGAGCTGcctctggcggtggcagggcgaagcacccacgacgtaGCGAAGCCAGGGCGGCGCTGGGTCGGGGCGACCTGCAACAGTGCACGCGCCTGCGCCATCCATGCGATGGGCGTGGTGCCGGCGTGACTCGGGCGTGTCTCACCCGGCCCGCACCGCCTGgcggtgtgtggggaggggggccagCGCCACAGTGCGGGATGCGCCGGATGGCGGCCTGCGGGGCGAGGTGTGGGCGGAGGGTGGGGCTGAGGCCGTGCCCCGGTGACTGAgccggcgcgttgctgcactgtgtgtgtctagcgctgctttgcaccgcGCGGTGGGTCACTGACAGGCGGTGGGGGGTGGAGTTTGTGCTCACATTGTGTGGGAGAGGATATGGACGTGCTGGGCGAATAAATCTCCGAAGAGCGCGCGCATACTCATGCACTTGTGTATATCTTCTCTTGCTTGATGTTTCCTGAGTTGAGGCGGAGTCTATCTTTTATTGCCTTTCTTTCGTGAGTGCACGCCCTTCGCACTCGCGCCTCTTCTTGATTTGAATTGATGAAGGCGTGCAAATCTGTCCCTTTCGCTGGGCGTGGATGAGTGCGACCAGTAAGGATGGACGTCACGGGGCTGTGCACTCAGGCAAGGGAGGCAGGATTGTGTGTAGGGTGCAGGTAAGAGTGAGTGGGTTAAGTGAGCGGGCGTTCATGATgctgaggagagagcgagcgagcgctAAATCACGGTGCACTGACCTCGCGATTCTTTACACAGTAAGGAAGCGTATTTTAGCTTACACGACTGAAGCCCTCTTCAGGGGTGACAGTAGTGCCACATTTTGTGTAGCACACGCATATCTATAAAGAGGGATGAAAGTAATCGCAAAAAAACACCAAGACAGGGAATAATACTCTACCCACGCAAGCAAATATAGGAGGCGAGGGGGACGGTCCAAGTGACCAAAGGCAAGGAAGCGTGGCGCACAGGTGCTGATGTTGAACAGCAGAACAAGCAAAAGTGGCTAcatcctcttctcccccttcctccgaACCACCCGACCGGCTCGTAtctcccttcttttctttctcgccGAAGCTATCAGCAGCGCGACCAACACCCGCTcgctcaaaaaaaaaaaaaaacaagcatCCAGAAACGCCAGAGTAGAGGGTTACTTACTCCCACCTCACAGGCATCGGTCCGACCCAGACAGTGATCACACgtagcccccctcccccctcctttcgaGTCATCCGAAAACGCACGTACGCGCTGAACTGTGTGGGGGCGACTCGAATTTTAGTGCCTTTGTCTTGTCCTTTTCTCGGTGTGTGGAGGATACGGTGAGActgagggtggtggtggtggttgagatggcgaagagagagagaggcggggagTGTCAATGCGGTTTGCGGTCCTCTCGCGCCTGCGTATCGCACATTGCCACTGGGGAtgcctttttttcctcttaCTCTGTCTTCTCTACTGATGAAGAAAAAGATGAtgagacgcacgcacacccctCTTCTATTCTCTTGCTTCTGCTTATGCGCATTCTCTCCTTgatccccctccccccaccacacacgcacacacgcatatatatatatacatatgCACGTGCTGTCGAAACGCACGTTGAGTCCCGCACAGAAACagtctccccctttccccttgccttctctctctctctctcttctttgtgttCCTTTGCTTACGTATAACCAACGCGTATTATCACCTTCTGGCGTAAACTCTATCATCGCCAGGAACATAGCCAGAacagggaagaagaaacgagcagcaacaacgcTAGCGGTGCATCGAACCAGGTGGAATCGTTGTGCATTCTGTAAGTAGGGATTCTTAAGGTTAaagcacccacccacacacacccatacacacacgtagcGCACAGACACCGCTGCACGAGTGTTTAGCAaagtcgctgcagctgccgttgAGCTTCTTTGTCTCTTTTTGTGCCCTTCACTTAACCCCCATCATTCTTTTCATTTTGCTCTGTTGTACTCTACGCCGTTTGGCACCCTCCCTTCCTTTTTGTCTAACGTGGCCACACCGCCTGCGACCGAGTTTGGACCGAAGGCGCAAAAGAACGAAGCACACCACGACACTGTCACGCACGTATACCCGCTCTGTCACCCTTGCAAACGCGCCTATCCATTTCTTCATCTGCTTGGAGCAGGGACACCCGTACCCCGTAAACACCCCTGCATCACAAttgtcttctctttctgccttTGCTCTCACAGTTCTGAGTCCTTTTTACCTTcttgaggaggaagaaaataAAACCAACGGATCTGCACTGCTATCTGTTCGACTCGTGAACGTGTGTGCCAGCACGGGGCACCCTTTTCGATCATTAGCTTCACTCTCCTCGCTGTCTCACTCGGCGATCtattttcttcctcttctacCTCCACCTGAAGTGGCTGTGTCcctgccttctcccccctcctcacccagTACCCAACGTATGCGAGAGCTGCGCTAACGTGCGCAAATAAAAGGCCTAATGATGAGTGTGGACGATCCGGAGAATGTGTTCCGCACTGTTAACATGCGTGACCTGATCACGCGCGCAACGCGCGAGCCGCCGCGCTCTGCCCTGTACGAGTACGTCAAGTCCCTTAAGAACGATAACACTCAGAGCACCCCTCTGTCCCTGGCGTCCGATGACTCCTGGGACTCCACCTACAACAGCGTGGCGGAAGGCTTGTTGGAGATTGGCGACGCTACTGGGGACGCCGAGACGCGGAACTTGATCTACAAGCTGTGCCACTCGCTCCACAAGAAGGCGGTACAGAAGATCGAGGAGTCCCGGGAGCATTGCCACGGGTCGGTGGAGGTGAACGCAAGGCATGAAAAGAACATGTCACATGTCGAGGATTGGATGCCGTTGCTGCATCTCTTCGACCCGCAGAGGTTCTACGCGGTGCGAGGCACCCCCCTGACggctgccaccactgctgagCGTCCGCTCAGCCTCAACGTGGCGGAAAACCCGAGGGAGGCTTCGCAGTTGCTCTTGGACGAGCTGGACGTTGAGAAGCTGTCCGGTGGCAACAGCAATCATGTGTACCGCCTAGCGCACCCAGACTTCCCCGGCAAGACAGTACTGTTACGCGTGTATGGTAGCAATGACAGTGAAGCGATTGATCGATTCCGCGACGTGATGGCAATGCGCGAGATGAGCCGGGCGAGGCTGAGTCCGGCCGTCCTGCACTCCTTCAAGTGGGGTCGTGTCGAGGAGTTCATGGACGGTGTTGCGACGTGCTCGACGGATATGTTGCTTCGCAGCCCAACCCTGCTAGCGGAGGTGTGGCTGCTAGTACGCGAGATGCACAGCCTGCCGTACGCCTCCTTTCTTCCGCAGAACGTCAACAACGAGAAGATCCGTCACTTGCTGCACCCGGCGCTCGCGGACTCCCAATACGCCACCCCTGCGGAGTACTGCGACGCCTTGTCGGCGCGCCTGAAGAAGGTGGTGCTGGCGAACAAGAGCAACTACTACCTTGACAACACAAGCCAGAAGCTGATGGAGGACGTGTGCCCGTCCTCCTTCGAGCGCACGTGCTTCCGCTTCCTGCGACTCATCAGCAACCTCATTCTAGAGTCCTACCGCACCTCCTTCGTGTCCTTCATTAGCGCCGAGGTaatgctgctgcgcgagctgctcATGAAGCGGGCGGTGCCGCTCGTCTTCTCGCACAACGACTTGAACCCGGGCAACATCCTCCTGGCGTGGCGCAAGGTGCCAAAGGAGATGCGCCGACAAGCTGTCAACGACGAGGATGAAGATGACGAGGTGACACCGGTGACCTCTGACCAGTCCACGGCCTTCAGTCGCAAATTTCTCTCCAAGAAGGGTCGCCACCGGAACCTGGTCGACATGAAGGGCATCATCTTCATTGACTTCGAGTACACAGACGTGAACTACCGATGCTTCGATCTTGGAAACACGATCTGCGAGCTGGACTACGACTACACCCGCGGCACCGCCGAAGGCGAGCCTGGGTTCATCAAGTACCATTACACCTTTCCCCCGGAGGAGTACAAAGAGCAGTGGAAGGGGCTTCCAATGACGTACCCGCGTTGCCCAGAGCTCATCTACACCACATGGCAGAAAAACGAGCAGCATCGCCAAGAACACGGGGGCGAGGCACCGCCGTCGACAGAGATGCACCTCGGGCACATCTGCTTGAAAGGACTCCAGGCGTACTtcgcggctgcggcgccggcgagTGCTGCTCGCGACGCCGCCACTCCGATCACCCGTGACGAGCTCACGGAAGTGTTAATTGGCACTATGTGCTCACACCTGAGCTGGTCACTCTGGTCCTTTGTGATGTGCGCCAACCCCAACGTAGGCACGAACAACGCAAACGACGACCCCTTCGCCAAGGGGAGTAGTGGGCTCGACTACATTTACTACGGTAACTGCCGCTTGCAGGAGTACGTGGTGCTGAAGCAATGGATGCAAGAGAGGCAGCTTATCTGAGTGAGCACCAATGTGCCCAGTTAAGGGTGTTCCTTGTTTCCACTATACGTACCTCCTTTCTAttctgtatgtgtgtgtgtgcctgcgctcCGTACTTGCCTTTTTCCTTGTGGCCTGCTAgggtgagtgcgtgtgtcttTCGTGgacctctttctctccacgTGTGGAAACGAAATTCGATAGCAACGGTGTTTCCCGTTGTTTTCTTTCAGCCTTTTTCCTCACTTTCGCTCCACCGCTATCTACCTGTGTGCTTGTGGCACTCAGTGACCTCAACGCCTTTCGATAGTCCTTCCTACTTTCCTCACTTCCATCCCCCACCTCGCCGCTCGATGGCTGTTTTCATCTTTTGTCCGTCTTGCTAGGCTCGCCATTCATCTGTGTTCTTTCGACTTCCCTCACGAGGTACGGGCGATGGGGacggcgcgtgtgcggcggATACGTGAGGCGGTGCATCGTGATGCCTGCGCGTCTGGTTGTGTTTACTCTCGTGGAGAACGGGATAGCACAGGGAACACCGAGACAACTCCGGGGCGCATGGCGTGTGCTGACCCGCCTTGGTGATTATGTATGTGCGCATGCTGGCGAGGAACTCTTTCCACGACGGTGTCTGTCTCTACTCCGTcgcctttctccctcctttgcCTCTTTCCGCCGCTCGTGGGCCGGCGCGGgtgcgccccctccccccgccgcggcgggccttttcctctttccccggGGCACGTGGCGGGGCGTCGCAGGGCGGCCCCCCTCCCGCGGCGCCCCAGGGCCCGGCACCCCCCCTGCCGGGGTGGGCAGGGCatagaagaaaagaaacactGCCCGCAaagcggagcagcagcggttTCCCGGTGGACGGAGCGGCGAGGAAGATGACAGGCGgggagaggagcagctggacgGGACACGACGGCGCTGAATCAGGCGTTGGCTCGAGCTTCGCCGAGATGAAGATGCAAAGGGCAAACGCGTGCACGAGGTGAGGGAGCAAAGAAGGACGAGCGTGATGCACGGACACACGAACTTGCCGACTTCGAAAGGATGATATAGGGAAGGCTTTTCAGCCCTGAAGCCAAGTAGCGTGAGCAGGAAAGTAATATTAACACAGCTCTCCGCCATGGCTGTAATGTTGAGTAGCGTGATGCTGATCCCGTAATGGTGGCTGAAGAACTCGCCGACGCACGCGTTCGAGGACCCCGATGCGCCGAACGGCACGAGGCATGTAcgcttctccagcagcggaGAACTGACCATCTTGAGTCCCGGTACGAATGAGATGGCTAGCACCGCCCGGCGTGGAGGCTTCTGTTTTGCTGTTGGGGTTTCCATTCCGGTGTTCTTATCCGTAGGCACGAGCCGCGTGCGCTACTGAATGTGCAACCGCGGCAGCATTGGGGCCAAGCGGCACGCCATACTCAACACAGGGGTTGCACGTATCAATCAACCCGCTTGCCGGCATGGTGCTTACCCAGGGGGTgcgacaaagaaaaaagagagaatcACTGGGACAGCGTAGTGCGGTATGGGCGTATGCGTAGAAGGGATggcgcaccgcagcagccagaGCAACGAccagaaagggggagagaagtggGTGGAGACTGAGGAGACTCGATGAAGGGGGGCTCGACGATGTTCGGCTGTcgtggcgcttctctcttACCCGTCAcccgcacacccacgcaatCGCGCTCACCGCATTCAGCAGTGGAATCGGGGTCTGCAAGCTTCGCTTCAACATAATGACGACACCCACATATCGTCATCGAGGGACAGGCATGCTTTCctgtttgtttttttctttttttcttctcttacGTATCTTGCTCGGTTCATTTTCCGCTTGGCTATGTGTGTGTCAAAGAACGGCAGTGACTAGACACAGACACGTGGCTTCGAGTGCTTCTACACGCTCAGCGAACACGCATGTCTGTTGTGTTGGTCACCTGAGGTACTCGCGTACGCGGGCGTTTCCGACGACGACGTAacaggagagggggaggggggaggaggcagcaaGTGTgactgcctcctccctcctctctccacgTCCTCTGTCTCACCCCTGCACCATAATCGCCGCTAATTTGTTGCGTCATCCTCTGCGCATTCTCCAAAGCTTTTTGTGTTCTTCCGTCGGATAGTGACCGACCCACGCTCCACACACCCTCACTGATGAGCCGCCATTCAAGAAGCACATGCAGAGGAGGGGCAAGAGaccgacagagagaggaagagacacacaacaacaacggagGAAATACCCcccaaagagaaaaaacgaCAAGGGTTATGACGGAAAGTAgcgcgagggggggggtgctggtTCGAAGCGCGGCGTGGGCGCGCGTCTGTTTGTGTGGTGGATCTGCGCCTACTCGAACAGACGCCCCCCTCTTTACATCTTTGGCTCGGTGCCTCTTTCCAGCGACCTTTTAACGAAAGAGAGACCGCCATTGTCAAAAGATGCCAAAAAATGGGGAGGAGAGTCCAACCGCTACAGAGGCGCACTCGACGCAAGTGGCCCACGCCCAGAGTAGACACGCTGGTAGATATGGGGGCCTCTGATGGCGGCGGACAACGTTCGCGAGGGCGTAGAGGCAAAGTCGGGACTTGGTCAGAGGCTGCGGTTCGCACCGAATCACTCGCCATGAGGGAGGATAGAAAAAGTGTCTTTGTCGATCACTGCTGACAAGGAAGGAAGCCGTAATAAGatgagaaagaaaaggcacCAGCAACGCTCTTTATCAGACACTCGTGCGGATGCCGGCCCCCaatcacccccccccccctgtgaGCCTATGGCTTTCTCATGCACGGGTCCAGTGCGAAGAGCACAGATTCCAAAAAAGAGTAAAAAAGCGCGTTTCTGTGCTTGTTCCTTCTCGCACCACctcacctccctcctcttcctaaCTACCCTTCCTGCATCTATGCGTTACCTCCCAAAGAAAGGGGGCGGTGTTAGGGGAAGAAATGGAGGGTGCTTCTTTCCAAGCCGTGCGAGTGATAGTCACCGAGAGAGCCAGGGCAGGTGGCAAGGTGGTGGAgatggggaaagagaggagacgAGGAGTGAAGAAGACAGCTAAGAAGCGCCGATGCCgtatagagagagaagaacaggaaaacacacaaagaacAAGCCAACAGAGCAAACAGTTGCACATTCACCGACAACATCTTCAGCCCCAAGAGCAGCCGCAATACACAGGCAACAATAACGCCCAAGAGCAGTATGAAAGGGGAgcaaagggagaaagaacCTCTTCGAGTTTTGTCGTTTGCACAACTGGTAgccaaggagagagaagcaatcGGCATAggaggcagcgagagaggcaaaggcaAGCGAGTGCGTATCGAGACGACGACATCGCGAGACTATCAAGCAGCAACGCAGACATGTTGGCAACGAGCCACAAAGACAGACTGCAGAGttggagagaggagggtgcagcgagagcagagaaacacCTGTGAGCAAAGAACTATGACGAGTTACCACAATGCGTTCATATACCTAacccccctcttttttttgcctttctaTGCTGTTTTGCCTTGTGCGTGTATCCTTTGCTCTCCCTACGTGCCGTCTTTCTTCTACCGTCGCCGCTTGAGCAGACATTCCCCGCCGCGCATCCCGGTACGTGAGATGTGCACTGCAGCATCGCGTGTCTGCTGCTCTGATGGCTCCGCCTCTTCGCCGCACTACATCACTGCTCTCGATGCCGACCCCGCTGTACTTCACgagaggtgtgcgtgtctctttTCTACTTTCattgcctctttctctttgacCTCGAGtgcttctcccttttttgcCCACCGCCCCGCCCCATTCATATTATTTCATTGCTGAAGTCAAAGGCCCAAGGAAAGCTCGGAGTCATGCGCGTTCACAGGCATGTGTGAAtgtctgcgcgcgcgcttccTTGCCCTTGTTTGTCCGTGTGCGAGCGCATGTTACTGGGGGTGTGCAGGTGGAGATCCTGTCAAAATgaaacagaggaggaaggaggaggagcagaagagaagggaagggccGATCCTGCTAGTTTAGAACTTGACTGCGTATTGACTTCTTTTGCTGCCGTGTTCATGGTGGGTTCCCTGCTCCGCTTTCCCACCCTCACCCGCCTCATTACCTCTTTTCTTGCTCTTTCttaaatatatatatatattttttcaATGAATCGTTTTACCTTTTAGGCTCGAGCGGAGcattgggggaggggaaaggaggaagtgaagggaggtaggagagagaaaaaagagaggagagagatcAACGCCGAGCTTAACAAAGTGCCCATTTTCAGTTACGGCTGATatcctcttctttctttcttccgCCATCTCCCACTGCTGCCATCCACATGGTGCCGATACAGACGCGAACGCCGTCGGcttctgcgtgtgccgcTTCAGGTTTgtccctctttcttcttccacGAGGCTTGAACGCtggtcgtgtgtgtgtgcatcttTCGAGGAGAAATACACGCTCCCgtgagaagaaaaaagagccCCACTAAGGAcaaggcgcagcaggaggagcaaaCAGCACCATATAGCTGACCATCCTCAAAAAGCAGTCATCATAGCACCATCAACtagagagaggagcgagtgaggggagaggtggagcgggCGGCTGGTCTACGGAgtgcgagagggaaagagagtaATAAACAACCACGATTGTGGCAACGGCGCCCCCCTCACACTCCATTTTTTCTCTGCACGTACCTCCTCACCGTTTCTTTGACCAACCCGCTGAGATATCGTTTTTGGATTCTCTTCCAGGATATAAAATCAAATTTGCCAGCATTGGGCGACACAGGAAAGGAACACGAAAAGAGTCACGACTGCGGCGATGTGGAGCAGATCAGCCGCTACCCATGACAGTTATTCGCCTTTCTTCCCCTGATACGGTGAATGTACGTGTTTCACTTCGTGTTCCCACAGCGCGAgtaccacacgcacacaagcataGAGACAGAGAGATGCAGACACTCACACCACTAGACACGACTCCACAACCAATTTAGAGATGAAGCGGCCGATGCAAAAAAGAGGCGAGTACATATATATCTGCCGGCAACGATGTACGTGCGAGCTATCGGTCCCCGCTTTGAGAGGTGCAAagtgtgcttgtgtgtctgtgccgcTGTATGAGCGTATGCGTGGACGAGAGTTTTTAAGAAAagcaagcaaaaaaaaaaaacaacaacaaaaagggaGAAACTAAAGTTTAAGCATTGGCAACGAGAGGAATAACCTAAAGTAAAGCAATCACAAAGAGCACACAACTCCTCCCCCAAATGAGCGCTTTCAGTCACATGCccgcatacatacacaccGAGCCGTTTGGAAAGAGTGTGCCCGAGCGCGTCTACAGCTTGGCCTTCTTACGCGGGGTGTAAAGAAGTGTCTCTCCCATCATGCAGCGTGCAATAGCGCAGCCAAAGGAGATGGTGTCTTTCACGTGCGCCTCTGTAGCGGCGAGGAGCGGGTTGCACTCGACCACGTCCAGAGCGACAAGACGACCGCACTCGGCGATACGCTCGCACAGGAACAACCCCTCGCGTAAAGAGAGGCCGCCGCGCACGGGGGTGCCCGTCGCCGGCACATAGAGGGGGTCAATCGTGTCGACGTCGTAGGACACCATCACTGGTTCTGTGCCCTTCGGTGAGACAGCATCGATCGCCATGCGCACCACCTTGTCTATACCGTAGCGGTCCACATGGTGCATGCTGAAGGCGGCGATGTTCAGGTCGTGCAGGATCTTCTTTTCCGCCTCCTCTACATCACGCAGACCAATGTAGGCAATCTTGTgcggcttcagcagctgcggtacCCACGAGAAGCACTCGGGGATATTCTCGCGATCGAGTCCCAGCAGGATTGACAAGGGGCAGCCATGCAGGTTGCCAGAGACCGTGCCGGACATAGTGTTGATGTCCGCGTGGGCGTCCACCCAAATTACGCCGGTGTCCGGGTACACGGACAACACGCCAGCAACCGTGCCGACGGCGATGGAGTGATCGCCACCGACGGTGAGAGGGAAGCGGCCCTGCTCGGCCACCTTGCGCACAGAGTTGTAGATCTTCTCTGTGCACTCCGACGTCAGCTTCGGGCGCTTGATATGACCGATTAAGTCGTTCTTCTCGTTCGCCTTGCGGGCCTCGACGATCTTGCCGTCGAACACCCGCTCAAGAGTCGTATTCCACCCAAGCTTCTCCATATCTTGCTGCAGTCCCTGCTTGAGAAGGTAGTCAGGACCGAGCTCTACCCCACTGAGCGGCTGACCACCAGAGAAGGGGGCAAGAACGATGCTCATGTTCTTCTCTTTGTAGAACTTGTACTTCTGCAGGTGGTGCTCCATGATGAACGAGGGGAAGTTGCTGCGGATTTGGGTTTGGGTGTGTGCCAGTGAGTCTCAATGGCAAACAGAAGGCTTGCCTCCCTTTTTTATGTCGGTTGAATACGAggagtggtggtgaggaatagagagaggaagggaagctA
This genomic window contains:
- a CDS encoding putative choline/ethanolamine kinase; this encodes MMSVDDPENVFRTVNMRDLITRATREPPRSALYEYVKSLKNDNTQSTPLSLASDDSWDSTYNSVAEGLLEIGDATGDAETRNLIYKLCHSLHKKAVQKIEESREHCHGSVEVNARHEKNMSHVEDWMPLLHLFDPQRFYAVRGTPLTAATTAERPLSLNVAENPREASQLLLDELDVEKLSGGNSNHVYRLAHPDFPGKTVLLRVYGSNDSEAIDRFRDVMAMREMSRARLSPAVLHSFKWGRVEEFMDGVATCSTDMLLRSPTLLAEVWLLVREMHSLPYASFLPQNVNNEKIRHLLHPALADSQYATPAEYCDALSARLKKVVLANKSNYYLDNTSQKLMEDVCPSSFERTCFRFLRLISNLILESYRTSFVSFISAEVMLLRELLMKRAVPLVFSHNDLNPGNILLAWRKVPKEMRRQAVNDEDEDDEVTPVTSDQSTAFSRKFLSKKGRHRNLVDMKGIIFIDFEYTDVNYRCFDLGNTICELDYDYTRGTAEGEPGFIKYHYTFPPEEYKEQWKGLPMTYPRCPELIYTTWQKNEQHRQEHGGEAPPSTEMHLGHICLKGLQAYFAAAAPASAARDAATPITRDELTEVLIGTMCSHLSWSLWSFVMCANPNVGTNNANDDPFAKGSSGLDYIYYGNCRLQEYVVLKQWMQERQLI
- a CDS encoding arginase, whose protein sequence is MEHHLQKYKFYKEKNMSIVLAPFSGGQPLSGVELGPDYLLKQGLQQDMEKLGWNTTLERVFDGKIVEARKANEKNDLIGHIKRPKLTSECTEKIYNSVRKVAEQGRFPLTVGGDHSIAVGTVAGVLSVYPDTGVIWVDAHADINTMSGTVSGNLHGCPLSILLGLDRENIPECFSWVPQLLKPHKIAYIGLRDVEEAEKKILHDLNIAAFSMHHVDRYGIDKVVRMAIDAVSPKGTEPVMVSYDVDTIDPLYVPATGTPVRGGLSLREGLFLCERIAECGRLVALDVVECNPLLAATEAHVKDTISFGCAIARCMMGETLLYTPRKKAKL